In a single window of the Raphanus sativus cultivar WK10039 chromosome 9, ASM80110v3, whole genome shotgun sequence genome:
- the LOC130499694 gene encoding mitochondrial import receptor subunit TOM7-2-like has protein sequence MAAKPCLKIKGRGKGPKGSSSSTTSSSSSKNELVKEWTNWSLKKAKVATQYGFIPLIIIIGMKSDPKPHLFQLLSPV, from the coding sequence ATGGCGGCTAAGCCTTGTTTGAAGATCAAAGGGAGAGGAAAAGGACCAAAGGGATCGTCTTCTTCCACCACCTCGTCATCATCATCCAAGAACGAGCTCGTCAAGGAGTGGACCAACTGGTCGCTGAAGAAAGCAAAGGTGGCGACTCAATATGGATTCATCCCactgatcatcatcatcggCATGAAATCAGATCCAAAGCCTCACCTTTTCCAGCTTCTCAGCCCCGTCTAA
- the LOC130500193 gene encoding uncharacterized protein LOC130500193, producing MDSRNQCNQYSGYVNLLSSQEQNVGEGNFPYESFPSTVSFGASQIPLFSSQQSEAPSQPDDIVVERRERRKWTPFDDEDAVGRTGLSPLQKCTAAIRQLAYGSGADVVDEYYRLAETTARKCLHQFTAGIIHLFGDQYLRRPTPEDLERLLHVGEERGFPGMVGSIDCMHWEWKNCPGAWKGMYSRGTEKPTIVLEAVASYDLWICHAFFGAPGTMNDINILDRSPVFDDIINGIAPQVTFYVNGTEYNLAYYLTDGIYPKWATLFQYVRLPQGPKKGYMPKNKNLCEKMLSVHLASCKLDSPLLKILLTYGIKKK from the coding sequence ATGGATTCAAGGAATCAATGTAACCAGTACTCTGGTTATGTTAACCTTCTTAGCAGTCAAGAACAGAATGTGGGTGAGGGAAACTTTCCTTATGAAAGTTTTCCTTCTACTGTAAGCTTTGGAGCCTCTCAAATCCCTCTGTTCAGTTCCCAACAAAGTGAGGCTCCATCCCAACCTGATGACATAGTAGTGGAGCGTCGGGAGAGAAGGAAATGGACCCCATTCGATGACGAAGATGCAGTCGGCCGGACCGGTCTATCTCCACTCCAAAAATGTACTGCAGCAATTCGTCAATTGGCATATGGTAGTGGAGCTGATGTAGTTGACGAATATTATCGACTTGCTGAGACTACTGCTCGCAAATGTCTCCACCAGTTTACTGCCGGGATAATCCATTTGTTTGGCGATCAATATCTAAGACGTCCCACACCAGAGGATCTTGAAAGACTACTCCATGTCGGAGAAGAACGAGGATTTCCAGGGATGGTTGGAAGCATCGACTgcatgcattgggagtggaagaatTGCCCCGGTGCTTGGAAAGGAATGTATTCACGAGGAACCGAAAAACCAACAATTGTGCTGGAGGCCGTTGCTTCATATGATCTCTGGATATGTCACGCGTTTTTTGGAGCACCAGGTACTATGAACGACATTAATATTCTTGATAGatcacctgtttttgatgacattatTAACGGAATAGCTCCCCAAGTCACCTTCTACGTCAACGGAACGGAGTATAATTTGGCTTACTATCTCACGGATGGTATTTATCCGAAATGGGCTACTTTATTTCAATATGTCCGACTACCACAGGGTCCGAAAAAAGGCTATATGCCAAAAAACAAGAATCTGTGCGAAAAGATGTTGAGCGTGCATTTGGCGTCCTGCAAGCTAGATTCGCCGTTGTTAAAAATCCTTCTAACTTATGggataaagaaaaaatag